A region from the Halosolutus gelatinilyticus genome encodes:
- the rhcC gene encoding L-rhamnono-1,4-lactonase produces MLDTHTHAWGAASEEHPWVNGPILDLVDGFDVHAVYTADRLLADMDRNGIDEAVVVGYPICDWTDNWYTLRAAEESDRLYGIVMLDPFADDAADQLRRCMDVDGILGFRLGAACPSDRMWETFDPSVTWLREAVEETEFWETAVEMDAVVQILCDHSQLDQVLELVERYPELTYLFDHFAHAGPGTPTDEGTFAQFAELAEYDTVAVKVSEIPHMSETTFPYEDMHDHVRWFLETFGRERVIWGSDYPNVSDVASYAEAYNWLRQVESLSDNDRAWLTEKSFRRHVGLD; encoded by the coding sequence ATGCTCGATACTCATACCCACGCGTGGGGCGCGGCAAGCGAAGAGCACCCCTGGGTCAACGGACCGATACTGGACCTCGTCGACGGCTTCGACGTCCACGCGGTCTACACGGCCGATCGACTGCTGGCGGACATGGATCGGAACGGCATCGACGAGGCGGTCGTCGTCGGCTACCCGATCTGCGACTGGACGGACAACTGGTACACGCTGCGAGCCGCCGAGGAGTCCGACCGACTGTACGGGATCGTGATGCTCGACCCGTTCGCCGACGACGCGGCCGATCAGCTTCGTCGCTGCATGGACGTTGACGGAATCCTCGGCTTCCGACTCGGAGCGGCCTGTCCGTCCGATCGAATGTGGGAAACGTTCGATCCGAGCGTCACCTGGCTCCGTGAGGCCGTCGAAGAGACGGAGTTCTGGGAAACGGCCGTCGAGATGGACGCCGTCGTCCAGATTCTCTGCGACCACAGCCAGCTGGATCAGGTCCTCGAACTCGTTGAACGGTATCCCGAACTCACGTACCTGTTCGATCACTTCGCCCACGCGGGTCCGGGGACGCCGACGGACGAGGGGACGTTCGCACAGTTCGCCGAGCTAGCGGAGTACGACACCGTCGCAGTGAAGGTCTCGGAGATCCCCCACATGTCCGAGACGACGTTCCCCTACGAGGACATGCACGACCACGTCAGGTGGTTCCTCGAAACGTTCGGGCGCGAACGCGTCATCTGGGGCTCGGACTACCCGAACGTCAGCGACGTCGCGAGCTACGCCGAGGCCTATAACTGGCTCCGTCAGGTCGAATCGCTGTCGGACAACGATCGCGCCTGGCTGACGGAAAAGTCGTTCCGGCGCCACGTCGGCTTGGACTAA
- a CDS encoding LUD domain-containing protein, translated as MAATISTFASSLDDLGIPVTRTDASSLDERIDELVAQPAVGVSLSDTFDDPSLSLAQTTVEIDPTPASLREATTGVTGARLGIGEYGSLVLRMTDRGSELVSLFVDRHVAVVRESDIVSEMKTAVDALDDEIGRTRGSAIIATGPSATADMGALVRGAHGPRDVRVLVLEEGA; from the coding sequence ATGGCAGCCACGATTTCAACCTTCGCGTCGTCGCTCGACGACCTGGGTATTCCGGTGACCCGCACGGACGCGTCGTCGCTGGACGAACGGATCGACGAGCTCGTCGCACAACCCGCGGTCGGCGTCTCGCTCTCCGATACGTTCGACGATCCGTCCCTCTCACTTGCCCAGACGACCGTCGAGATCGATCCGACGCCCGCATCGCTGCGCGAGGCGACGACCGGCGTGACGGGAGCCCGACTGGGCATCGGCGAGTACGGCTCGCTGGTGCTCCGAATGACTGACCGGGGCAGCGAACTGGTGAGCCTGTTCGTCGATCGTCACGTGGCGGTCGTCCGCGAATCCGACATCGTCTCCGAGATGAAAACCGCCGTCGACGCGCTCGACGACGAAATCGGACGGACCCGCGGGAGCGCGATAATCGCGACCGGTCCGAGTGCGACCGCGGATATGGGCGCCCTCGTCAGAGGCGCGCACGGGCCGCGAGACGTCCGCGTGCTCGTGCTGGAGGAGGGCGCGTAA
- a CDS encoding sulfatase-like hydrolase/transferase, translating to MDDHERPNVVAVLTDQQRWDTVGAYGCPLDLTPTIDRLAVRGVALKQAITPQPLCGPFRATFQSGKYPTEVDSWRNAMPVPTDELRLSRRFKDAGYDAGFVGNWHAAGTFDKPVPPERRGGYEDFWIAADVPEFTSYPEEGTLFDADGDPVEFDQYRADAFTEYAREAVETLSEPFFLVISYVEPHNQNDMWTFVAPDGYAERHEKTPYVPGDLQNRPGDWYGELPDYYGMVERIDECVDDLLGALSERGVRDRTVVAYASDHGCHFRTRPGEYKRSPHESAVRVPAILSGPGFDGGTDVERATSLVDLPPTLLDAAGIDAPDEMHGESLLPVVRRDVPDEDGEAFVQISESQVGRALRTDRWKYAVAAPSPTGWRGGSAEKSSEVYVERYLYDLERDPHERVNLVGRPDFRTVADDLRDRLLAHVERIEGESPDVKPYENGYSAF from the coding sequence ATGGACGATCACGAACGCCCCAACGTCGTCGCGGTGCTGACCGATCAGCAGCGGTGGGACACGGTCGGCGCGTACGGGTGTCCGCTCGATCTCACTCCGACGATCGATCGACTCGCGGTGCGAGGCGTCGCCCTGAAACAGGCGATAACGCCGCAACCGCTGTGCGGGCCGTTCCGTGCGACGTTCCAGAGCGGGAAGTACCCGACCGAGGTCGACTCCTGGCGCAACGCGATGCCGGTCCCGACCGACGAACTGCGCCTCTCCCGGCGATTTAAGGACGCCGGCTACGACGCCGGGTTCGTGGGAAACTGGCACGCCGCCGGAACGTTCGACAAGCCCGTCCCCCCGGAGCGCCGCGGCGGCTACGAGGACTTCTGGATCGCGGCGGACGTCCCGGAGTTCACGTCCTACCCCGAGGAGGGCACCCTGTTCGACGCGGACGGCGATCCGGTTGAGTTCGACCAGTATCGCGCGGACGCGTTCACCGAGTACGCGCGCGAAGCCGTCGAGACGCTGTCGGAACCGTTCTTCCTCGTGATCTCGTACGTCGAACCGCACAATCAAAACGACATGTGGACGTTCGTCGCGCCGGACGGATACGCGGAGCGGCACGAAAAAACGCCGTACGTCCCGGGGGATCTGCAGAACCGACCCGGCGATTGGTACGGGGAACTGCCGGATTACTACGGAATGGTCGAGCGGATCGACGAGTGTGTCGACGATCTGCTCGGCGCGCTGTCGGAGCGCGGCGTCCGCGATCGGACGGTCGTCGCGTACGCGTCCGATCACGGGTGTCACTTCCGGACGCGGCCGGGCGAGTACAAACGGTCCCCCCACGAATCCGCCGTCCGGGTTCCCGCGATCCTCTCGGGGCCGGGTTTCGACGGCGGGACCGACGTCGAGCGCGCGACGAGCCTCGTTGACCTCCCGCCGACTCTCCTCGACGCGGCGGGGATCGACGCCCCGGACGAGATGCACGGCGAGAGCCTCCTGCCGGTCGTTCGACGGGACGTTCCCGACGAGGACGGCGAGGCGTTCGTCCAGATCAGCGAGTCGCAGGTCGGACGGGCGCTCCGAACCGATCGCTGGAAGTACGCCGTCGCGGCGCCGTCGCCGACCGGCTGGCGCGGGGGCAGCGCCGAGAAGTCGAGCGAGGTCTACGTCGAACGCTACCTCTACGACCTCGAGCGCGATCCGCACGAACGGGTTAACCTCGTCGGTCGACCGGACTTTCGAACCGTCGCGGACGACCTCCGCGATCGGTTGCTGGCGCACGTCGAGCGGATCGAGGGCGAGTCCCCCGACGTCAAGCCGTACGAGAACGGATACAGCGCGTTTTGA
- a CDS encoding LUD domain-containing protein produces the protein MATADELRELIRTEGAAVATNTQAFNDGRYASVADLEDYEELKREARAIKEDAIERLPELLEQLTTAVEENGGTVYLADDAADANDYVRSVVADRNANRVVKSKSMTSEELEVNAALEGAGVDVVETDLGEWVLQVADEAPSHIVAPAIHKSRDAIAALFNERFDPDEPLETAEELTRFARETLGERIVDAEVGLTGANFIAAETGTMALVTSEGNARKSVAATDTQITVAGVEKVVPTVADLQSFVELIGRSGTGQDITSYVSLLTPPVETPVVDFEDDTTPISEFESDREFHLVLVDNGRTEMREDDHLRETLYCIRCSACSNSCANFQSVGGHAFGGETYSGGIATGWEAGIEGLDVAAEFNDLCTGCTRCVNACPVGIDIPWINTVVRDRINREKDAPADWLVDGLSPDEEDEGAPLQKRFFGNFETVAKLGSATAPVSNWLADTTVSRQFMARFLEIDPRRDLPAFERETLVDWFADRESTVADPERRAVLYPDLYTNHVQVDRGKAAVRVLEALGVDVVVPPVPSSGRAPLSQGMVATATDHAGRVTEALAPHIEDGRDIVVIEPSDYAMFQREYEKLLDGAAFAELAENSYEILEYVYGLLENGADASALAATEDGAVAYHSHCQQRTLGLEPYTVAVLEECGYDVATSDVECCGMAGSFGYKSEYYELSMDVGDRLREQFQTDGVREQPVVASGTSCLEQIDALLERQPRHPVELLIT, from the coding sequence ATGGCGACGGCGGACGAACTCCGGGAACTGATTCGGACCGAAGGCGCAGCCGTCGCGACTAATACGCAGGCGTTCAACGACGGACGATACGCGTCGGTCGCCGACCTCGAGGACTACGAGGAATTGAAACGCGAGGCGCGAGCGATCAAGGAAGACGCCATCGAACGGCTCCCGGAGCTGCTCGAGCAGTTGACGACGGCCGTCGAGGAAAACGGCGGGACGGTGTACCTCGCCGACGACGCCGCCGACGCCAACGACTACGTTCGATCGGTCGTCGCCGATCGGAACGCAAACCGGGTCGTCAAGAGCAAATCGATGACCAGCGAGGAACTCGAGGTCAACGCGGCGCTCGAGGGAGCCGGCGTCGACGTCGTCGAGACCGACCTCGGCGAGTGGGTGTTGCAGGTCGCCGACGAGGCGCCGTCGCACATCGTCGCGCCGGCCATTCACAAGTCCCGCGACGCGATCGCGGCGCTGTTCAACGAGCGTTTCGATCCCGACGAGCCGCTGGAGACCGCCGAAGAGTTGACCCGCTTCGCCCGCGAGACGCTCGGCGAGCGGATCGTCGACGCGGAGGTCGGACTGACCGGCGCGAACTTCATCGCGGCCGAGACGGGAACGATGGCGTTGGTCACCAGCGAGGGCAACGCCCGCAAGTCCGTGGCCGCGACGGACACCCAGATCACCGTCGCGGGCGTCGAGAAAGTCGTCCCGACCGTCGCGGACCTCCAATCGTTCGTCGAACTCATCGGCCGATCGGGGACGGGTCAGGACATCACCTCGTACGTCTCGCTGTTGACGCCGCCGGTGGAAACGCCGGTCGTCGACTTCGAGGACGACACGACTCCCATCTCCGAGTTCGAGAGCGATCGCGAGTTCCACCTGGTACTCGTCGACAACGGCCGCACGGAGATGCGGGAGGACGACCACCTTCGGGAGACGCTGTACTGCATTCGATGTTCGGCCTGTTCGAACTCGTGTGCGAACTTCCAGAGCGTCGGCGGCCACGCCTTCGGCGGCGAGACCTACTCCGGCGGTATCGCGACCGGTTGGGAAGCGGGGATCGAGGGGCTGGACGTCGCCGCAGAATTCAACGACCTCTGTACGGGCTGTACGCGCTGCGTGAACGCCTGTCCAGTGGGGATCGACATTCCCTGGATCAACACGGTCGTCCGGGACCGCATCAACCGCGAGAAGGATGCGCCCGCCGACTGGCTCGTCGACGGACTGAGCCCCGACGAGGAGGACGAGGGCGCGCCGCTTCAGAAGCGCTTCTTCGGCAACTTCGAAACGGTGGCGAAGCTCGGCAGCGCGACGGCACCGGTGTCGAACTGGCTGGCCGACACGACCGTCTCCCGACAGTTCATGGCGCGGTTCCTCGAGATCGATCCCCGCCGCGACCTGCCGGCCTTCGAGCGCGAGACGCTCGTCGACTGGTTCGCCGATCGCGAGTCGACGGTCGCCGATCCCGAGCGGCGGGCCGTCCTCTACCCGGACCTCTACACGAACCACGTGCAGGTCGACCGCGGGAAGGCCGCCGTCAGGGTGCTCGAGGCACTCGGCGTCGACGTCGTCGTCCCGCCGGTGCCGTCCAGCGGCCGGGCGCCGCTCTCCCAGGGAATGGTCGCGACGGCGACGGACCACGCCGGGCGAGTCACCGAGGCGCTCGCTCCCCACATCGAGGACGGCCGCGATATCGTCGTGATCGAGCCGAGCGACTACGCGATGTTCCAACGCGAGTACGAGAAGCTCCTGGACGGGGCGGCGTTCGCCGAACTCGCCGAGAACAGCTACGAGATACTGGAGTACGTGTACGGGCTCCTCGAGAACGGCGCCGACGCGTCGGCGCTCGCCGCGACCGAGGACGGCGCGGTCGCCTACCACAGCCACTGTCAACAGCGAACGCTCGGCCTGGAACCGTACACCGTCGCCGTCCTCGAGGAGTGCGGTTACGACGTGGCTACGTCCGACGTCGAGTGTTGCGGGATGGCGGGGAGCTTCGGCTACAAGTCCGAGTACTACGAACTGAGCATGGACGTGGGCGATCGCCTCCGCGAGCAGTTCCAGACCGACGGCGTTCGCGAACAGCCGGTCGTCGCGAGCGGGACCTCCTGCCTGGAGCAGATCGACGCGCTCCTGGAGCGCCAGCCTCGCCATCCGGTCGAACTGCTGATCACGTGA
- a CDS encoding MBL fold metallo-hydrolase yields the protein MVRLDGLSVRWLGYATARLAGDDAIVYTDPGRYGVLTGEWEREYGDREHPSGGPYDAQDGDIVVVTHDHHYDDDGIERVAGEDATIVVYEGVSAEGVRENSGRDVRDPESLPYDVRRVAYGDELAIDGVEIEVTRAFNHPDGKNATDGEPLHPEGLGCGFVVTIDGVPCFWPGDSDVIDDHYDFDVSVFLPSIATNFTMDRHDAADLAEALDAEAVLPIHYNTFGDLESDSAAFAADVAKRGIPVVLDEGGF from the coding sequence ATGGTACGACTCGACGGACTCTCCGTCCGGTGGCTCGGCTACGCAACGGCGCGACTCGCGGGCGACGACGCGATCGTCTACACCGATCCCGGTCGGTACGGCGTCCTCACCGGCGAGTGGGAGCGCGAGTACGGCGATCGGGAGCACCCGTCCGGCGGGCCTTACGACGCGCAGGACGGCGATATCGTCGTCGTAACGCACGATCACCACTACGACGATGACGGGATCGAACGCGTCGCCGGGGAGGACGCGACGATCGTCGTCTACGAGGGCGTCTCGGCCGAGGGCGTCCGCGAGAACAGCGGGCGCGACGTCCGCGACCCGGAATCCCTTCCGTACGACGTCCGCCGCGTCGCGTACGGCGACGAGCTGGCGATCGACGGCGTCGAGATCGAGGTGACGCGGGCGTTCAACCACCCGGACGGGAAGAACGCCACCGACGGAGAGCCGCTCCATCCCGAGGGACTCGGGTGCGGGTTCGTCGTGACGATCGACGGCGTCCCCTGCTTCTGGCCCGGCGACTCCGACGTGATCGACGACCACTACGACTTCGACGTCTCCGTGTTCCTCCCGTCGATCGCGACGAACTTCACGATGGATCGTCACGACGCCGCCGACCTCGCCGAGGCGCTCGACGCGGAGGCCGTCCTCCCGATCCACTACAACACTTTCGGCGACCTCGAATCGGACTCCGCGGCGTTCGCCGCCGACGTCGCCAAGCGGGGGATCCCGGTAGTCCTCGACGAAGGCGGGTTCTAG
- a CDS encoding IclR family transcriptional regulator, which yields MTTTDISAADDGGPTAKTTVTSFRLIEALKDRDGAGVTELADDLDLAKGTVHKHLNTLRRLDYVVKDGRSYRLSVSFLGLGTSARARLPIYEVAERPLEDLAAATGEVASLMVPEHGYGIYIGRESTGEQSDVDAKEGDRLPLHATAGGKAILSYTPPADREAIVEYRGLPKLTENTITDRDALEDELQLTRDRRMAYDRGEHREDRHCIACPITDRDERAIAAVTVSGPATRMKEKDASTDFASIVGSTINSIQNALNDGY from the coding sequence ATGACGACCACGGACATTTCCGCGGCGGACGACGGCGGGCCCACCGCGAAAACGACGGTCACGAGCTTTCGGCTCATCGAGGCACTGAAGGACCGCGACGGGGCGGGTGTGACCGAACTCGCCGACGACCTCGACCTCGCGAAGGGGACGGTCCACAAGCACCTCAATACGCTCCGACGGCTCGATTACGTCGTCAAAGACGGCCGCTCGTACCGATTGAGCGTGAGTTTCCTGGGCCTCGGAACGAGCGCCCGGGCCCGACTCCCGATCTACGAGGTCGCGGAACGGCCGCTGGAGGACCTCGCGGCGGCGACCGGAGAGGTCGCGAGTCTCATGGTCCCGGAACACGGGTACGGTATCTACATCGGCCGGGAGAGCACCGGCGAGCAGTCGGACGTCGACGCGAAGGAGGGGGATCGCCTCCCGCTGCACGCGACCGCGGGCGGGAAGGCCATCCTCTCGTACACGCCGCCAGCGGACCGGGAGGCCATCGTCGAGTACCGCGGGCTCCCGAAACTAACCGAGAACACCATCACCGACCGCGACGCGCTCGAAGACGAACTCCAGCTCACGCGCGATCGCCGGATGGCCTACGACCGGGGCGAGCACCGGGAGGACCGCCACTGCATCGCCTGTCCCATCACGGACCGAGATGAACGGGCGATCGCCGCGGTCACCGTCTCCGGCCCGGCCACCAGGATGAAAGAGAAGGACGCGAGCACCGACTTTGCGAGCATCGTCGGGAGCACGATCAACTCGATCCAGAACGCGCTCAACGACGGCTACTGA
- a CDS encoding ABC transporter substrate-binding protein, which produces MAAGLAGCTGGGNGSNGLDFWLFGGTPAEREYISSHYSNYDGGINYQHQEWGQKYQIIASAAANDNLPDVMAGQAIEIPDYVGADAIEPLDGDGFEDRLTEINEIFVDANIDALRYSDLGDYDGERQYALPGGYADMGPFVDIRTDYMEQTSFDEPPRTWSELVQLAEEMQELDEIDAAVTTSGNDQGLTAGYFIGFVYANGGRYYDPDSLEATIDEQGFVDAVKLYEELASNDLFPGSIAENDHIKAGRRLINGSSGIFITYSHANAVMETIDAPDEWYDGEGHTVTRAPLPEEPSGSFEPRDLLIQNAQAFMLARGTDGDDEYKSALEYLEWWNSEDQLAPWTGSPDTDVGIRGRVPTLQSAFDDPPELMETEFGDLVTLYEEDNLFTNTARFPSFPGLASVQSIINRNVLQPVMLGEATAEEACSDANEQVQGVIDDELA; this is translated from the coding sequence ATGGCCGCTGGTCTCGCCGGCTGTACAGGGGGTGGCAACGGGTCGAACGGTCTCGACTTCTGGCTATTCGGCGGCACGCCGGCCGAGCGGGAGTACATCAGCAGCCACTACAGCAACTACGACGGGGGTATCAACTACCAGCACCAGGAGTGGGGGCAGAAGTACCAGATCATCGCCTCGGCTGCGGCGAACGACAACCTCCCGGACGTCATGGCCGGTCAGGCCATCGAGATTCCCGACTACGTCGGGGCCGATGCCATCGAACCGCTGGACGGCGACGGGTTCGAAGATCGGCTCACCGAGATCAACGAAATCTTCGTCGACGCCAACATCGACGCGCTTCGCTACTCCGACCTCGGCGACTACGACGGCGAGCGGCAGTACGCGCTTCCCGGCGGGTACGCCGATATGGGGCCGTTTGTCGACATTCGAACGGACTACATGGAGCAAACCAGCTTCGACGAGCCCCCGCGAACGTGGTCGGAACTCGTCCAATTGGCCGAGGAGATGCAGGAACTCGACGAGATCGATGCGGCCGTGACGACCTCCGGAAACGATCAGGGCCTGACGGCGGGATACTTTATCGGCTTCGTGTACGCAAACGGCGGTCGATACTACGATCCCGACTCGCTCGAGGCGACCATCGACGAGCAGGGGTTCGTCGACGCCGTCAAACTCTACGAGGAACTCGCGAGCAACGACTTGTTCCCGGGTTCTATCGCCGAGAACGACCACATCAAAGCGGGTCGGCGGCTGATCAATGGCAGTTCGGGGATCTTCATTACGTACTCGCACGCGAACGCAGTCATGGAGACGATCGACGCCCCGGACGAGTGGTACGACGGGGAAGGCCACACCGTTACGCGCGCGCCGCTGCCCGAGGAGCCGTCCGGGAGCTTCGAGCCGCGCGATCTCCTGATCCAGAACGCGCAGGCGTTCATGCTGGCACGCGGGACCGACGGCGACGACGAGTATAAATCCGCGCTCGAGTACCTCGAGTGGTGGAACAGCGAGGACCAGCTCGCGCCGTGGACCGGCTCCCCCGACACCGACGTCGGCATTCGCGGTCGGGTGCCGACGCTCCAGAGCGCGTTCGACGATCCGCCGGAACTCATGGAGACGGAGTTCGGCGATCTGGTAACGCTGTACGAGGAGGACAACCTGTTCACCAACACCGCACGGTTCCCGTCGTTCCCCGGGCTCGCATCGGTGCAGAGTATCATCAACCGAAACGTGCTCCAGCCGGTGATGCTCGGCGAAGCGACCGCCGAAGAGGCCTGTAGCGACGCAAACGAACAGGTCCAGGGGGTCATCGACGACGAACTCGCCTGA
- a CDS encoding ABC transporter ATP-binding protein, producing MGRIEVRDLRKVFDAGGDALVAVDDLDFTIEDGEFLVLVGPSGCGKSTTLRCIAGLESPTGGEIRLDDEDVTRAKPKDRDMAMVFQSYALYPHMTARENMSFGLKMTTELPDDEIAERVENVAEMTGIERNLDQKPGELSGGQQQRVALGRAIVRDPEVFLMDEPLSNLDAKLRDQMRTELQNLQNDFGVTTIYVTHDQTEAMTMGDRIAILNDGELQQIGTPLECYHTPANEFVAGFIGSPSMNFLDVTIRNGTLVHDEFTYEPSAETAEALGTDGTEYVLGIRPEDIEIVGDGTPGAIDATVNVVEPLGDVAHVHVDIGGESYTAAVNGTPNWGPGREIHVAFPEKDVHLFDGDTGDAVKNASLDAGEHSVDVPA from the coding sequence ATGGGTCGCATAGAAGTTCGAGACCTCAGAAAGGTATTCGACGCCGGCGGGGACGCCCTCGTCGCCGTCGATGACCTCGATTTCACGATCGAGGACGGCGAGTTTCTCGTGCTCGTCGGGCCGTCGGGGTGCGGCAAGTCGACGACGCTTCGGTGTATCGCCGGGCTTGAATCGCCGACAGGCGGGGAGATCCGCCTCGACGACGAGGACGTCACTCGCGCGAAACCGAAAGACCGGGACATGGCGATGGTGTTCCAGAGCTACGCGCTGTACCCGCACATGACCGCCCGCGAGAACATGAGCTTCGGGCTGAAGATGACGACCGAGCTCCCCGACGACGAGATCGCCGAGCGCGTCGAGAACGTCGCCGAGATGACGGGGATCGAGCGAAATCTCGACCAGAAGCCGGGCGAGCTCTCCGGCGGCCAGCAACAGCGGGTCGCGCTCGGCCGGGCGATCGTCCGCGATCCGGAGGTCTTCCTCATGGACGAACCGCTCTCGAACCTGGACGCGAAGCTCCGGGACCAGATGCGCACGGAACTGCAGAACCTCCAGAACGACTTCGGCGTGACGACGATCTACGTCACGCACGATCAGACGGAGGCGATGACGATGGGCGATCGGATCGCGATCCTGAACGACGGCGAACTCCAGCAGATCGGGACGCCCCTGGAGTGTTATCACACGCCCGCCAACGAGTTCGTCGCCGGATTCATCGGCTCGCCGAGCATGAACTTTCTGGACGTGACCATCCGGAACGGAACGCTCGTTCACGACGAATTCACCTACGAGCCCTCGGCGGAGACGGCCGAGGCGCTGGGAACGGACGGAACCGAGTACGTACTCGGGATCCGACCCGAAGACATCGAGATCGTGGGGGACGGGACGCCCGGGGCGATCGACGCGACCGTCAACGTCGTGGAACCGCTGGGCGACGTCGCCCACGTCCACGTCGACATCGGTGGCGAATCCTACACCGCGGCCGTCAACGGCACGCCGAACTGGGGCCCCGGTCGGGAGATCCACGTCGCGTTCCCCGAGAAGGACGTCCACCTCTTCGACGGCGACACCGGCGACGCCGTCAAGAACGCGAGCCTCGACGCCGGCGAACACTCGGTGGACGTGCCAGCGTAG
- a CDS encoding GntP family permease yields MVGATVLAANIGIAVGIVLLLIIALDINPAVSLIVGALYMGIGSGLGLNETVASIGEGFGDLMQGIGIPIIFGIMIGMLLARCGGATQIATTLTDAVPVRYVPYALGLAGAIVAVPVFFDVAFLVLIPMVIALWQETDLSYPVVIGSLVIGAAGAHTFVPPTPNPLAAPELLEFGLGEMMVAGLLVGFPAVTLSIAIYIRIVDRLWDSADDLAEIPFEEADEERTDRPSFAASLLPIATPIFLILLQTTTEAVTGEPNVYLDFLGSRIIALLAGLVIAIGVYARTVGRDDLSDAFSDATRPAGLVLTITGAGGAFGYVIQETEAADALVDLIGVSGDGVVIVLLAFVIGLIMRVSQGSGTVAGITAMTIMGGVETTVAGSAIAMASLSGGMSIGHINDSGFWVVTELSGLEVTGGLKTYTLSEAILSVFGLVGAIGIAIIM; encoded by the coding sequence ATGGTCGGAGCAACCGTGCTAGCCGCGAATATCGGCATAGCCGTCGGAATAGTGCTACTGCTAATCATCGCGCTCGATATTAACCCCGCCGTCTCGTTGATAGTGGGCGCGTTGTACATGGGTATCGGATCTGGACTGGGACTCAACGAGACGGTCGCGAGTATCGGCGAGGGATTCGGCGATCTCATGCAGGGGATCGGCATTCCGATTATCTTCGGAATCATGATCGGAATGTTGCTGGCGCGGTGCGGTGGTGCCACGCAAATTGCGACCACGCTTACCGACGCGGTGCCAGTGCGGTACGTCCCATACGCGCTCGGGTTGGCCGGTGCGATCGTCGCAGTTCCGGTGTTCTTCGACGTTGCGTTCTTGGTATTGATACCGATGGTGATCGCCCTCTGGCAGGAGACGGACCTCTCCTATCCGGTCGTCATCGGTTCGCTCGTCATCGGAGCGGCCGGAGCGCATACGTTCGTTCCGCCGACGCCGAATCCGCTCGCCGCCCCGGAACTGCTCGAATTCGGACTCGGTGAGATGATGGTCGCCGGACTCTTGGTCGGGTTCCCCGCGGTCACGCTCTCGATAGCCATCTACATCCGCATCGTGGACCGACTCTGGGACAGTGCGGACGATCTCGCAGAAATCCCGTTCGAAGAGGCCGACGAGGAGCGGACCGATCGTCCTTCGTTCGCCGCGTCGTTGCTTCCGATCGCGACGCCGATCTTCCTCATCCTCTTGCAAACCACGACGGAGGCCGTTACCGGCGAACCGAACGTCTACCTCGATTTCCTCGGGAGTCGCATCATCGCGCTGCTCGCCGGCCTGGTGATCGCCATCGGTGTATACGCACGAACTGTCGGCCGGGACGACCTCTCGGACGCGTTCTCCGACGCGACTCGACCCGCCGGGCTCGTGCTGACGATCACCGGCGCTGGCGGTGCCTTCGGGTACGTCATTCAGGAGACCGAAGCGGCGGATGCGCTCGTGGACCTCATCGGTGTCAGCGGTGACGGTGTCGTCATCGTACTGCTGGCCTTCGTGATCGGGCTTATCATGCGCGTCTCGCAGGGCTCGGGGACAGTAGCGGGGATAACAGCGATGACGATCATGGGCGGCGTCGAGACGACTGTGGCTGGGTCTGCGATCGCGATGGCGTCGCTATCGGGCGGAATGAGTATCGGCCATATCAACGACAGCGGGTTCTGGGTCGTGACCGAACTATCGGGCCTCGAAGTGACCGGCGGACTGAAGACCTACACGCTGAGCGAGGCGATTCTCTCCGTGTTCGGCCTCGTCGGAGCGATCGGAATCGCCATCATCATGTAG